The following nucleotide sequence is from Bacteroidales bacterium.
ATTTTTAATTGCAGATATATTAAAACAACAATTTCGGATGATATTTTTGGGACAGAATATTCAGCAGTATTAAAAAATATTATGGCAATAGCTGCCGGAATATGCCATGGACTGGGATATGGCGACAATTTTCATGCAGTATTGATTTCAAATGCAATACAGGAAATAAATCGATTTGCTGATACTGTACATCCTATTAGTAGAGACATTAAAAGCTCAGCATATCTTGGAGATTTACTTGTTACTTCATATTCTCAATTTAGCAGAAACAGAACATTTGGAACAATGATTGGTAAAGGGTATTCAGTAAAAGCTGCACTTGCTGAAACACGAATGATAGCTGAAGGATATTTTGCAACAAAATCAATCTATGAAATAAATAAAAATTATCATATAAATATGCCAATATCCGAAGCTGTTTACAATATTATTTATAATAATATTTCACCGGCTATTGAAATCAAATTATTAACTGAAAATATAAGATAAAATGGAAAATCTTAACGTTAACATTGAAAATATCCTGAATTTTACTCCAAAATATACTATTAATAATTATGATAATGAAATATGTAAAAATATTAGCTTATTACATAATAGAACAGGTAAGGGTAATAATTCTCTTGGATGGTTAGACCTGCCTTCATCAATTTCAGACGAGCAAATAAAGGAAATAAATAATTTAGCAACAGAAATTAAGGATAAAATCGATATACTGGTAATAATTGGCATCGGCGGGTCATACTTAGGAGCAAAAATGGTAATCGAAGCATTATCAAACAATTTTGAACACTTACAGGAGAAAAAATCGAATCCTATTATTCTTTTTGCAGGACAAAATATTTGCGAAGATTATATATCTGAATTATTAGCTATTCTTGAAGATAAATCATATGCTATTGTTGTTATATCAAAATCGGGAACTACTACAGAACCTGCAATTGCATTCAGATTTCTTAAAAAACATATTGAAAATAAATATGGAAAATCCGAAGCACAAAAAAGAATAATTGCTGTTACCGATGAAACAAAGGGTGCATTACGAAAACTTGCTGATAATGAAGGATATAAAACTTTTATAATACCCGATGATGTTGGAGGACGATATTCTGTTCTTACACCTGTTGGATTAGTCCCAATTGCTTTAGCAGGATTTAATATTAAAAAGCTAATTGATGGAGCAAAATTAATGCAAAATATTACAAAGAATGAAAAAGATATTTATAAAAATCCTGCAGCAATTTATGCAGTTTCCAGAAATGCCCTATACAACATAAACAAAACTACTGAAATATTAGTTACATATAATCCTAAATTAGTATATCTTGCAGAATGGTGGAAACAACTTTATGGCGAAAGTGAAGGAAAAGAAAATAAAGGAATTTTCCCTGCAAGTGTTAATTTTACTGCCGACCTTCATTCAATGGGGCAATATATACAAGAGGGTTTAAGAAACATTTTTGAAACAGTAATAACAATTGAAAAACCAAAATATAAACTGACAATACTACAAGACCCTGAAAATCTTGATAATTTAAATTACTTAACAGGAAAAAGAATTAATGAAGTTAACAAAATGGCAGAATTAGGAACCGTTATGGCACATGTTGATGGAGGGGTTCCTAACATCAAAATTGAAATTCCTGAAATAAATGAATTTTATATTGGACAATTAATTTATTTTTTTGAAAAAGCCTGTGCTATAAGTGGATACACATTGGATATAAATCCATTTGATCAACCGGGTGTTGAAGCATATAAAAAAAATATGTTTACGCTATTAAAAAAGCCGGGTTACTAAAGATATTATTGTAACCGTTCATAAGGTTAATAAAAAACATAACATAGTAAGTTGACAGTTGACAATTAACAGTTTGCAATTTTATAAATAATAATTATGGCACAAAACTTTAAAAGTCTAACAGTTTATAAAAAGGTATTTGCCATAGCAAATAAAAAGAAACCCAGTTAACAATTTTGCCTACTGTTAATTGTCAATTGTCAACTTTTTTATATATATGCTGAGACGGCGTGAACTTAGTAGAACGCTTGTCGAAATATAAAATTAAAATTATAATATGTATAAATTACAATCAACT
It contains:
- a CDS encoding glucose-6-phosphate isomerase, with the translated sequence MENLNVNIENILNFTPKYTINNYDNEICKNISLLHNRTGKGNNSLGWLDLPSSISDEQIKEINNLATEIKDKIDILVIIGIGGSYLGAKMVIEALSNNFEHLQEKKSNPIILFAGQNICEDYISELLAILEDKSYAIVVISKSGTTTEPAIAFRFLKKHIENKYGKSEAQKRIIAVTDETKGALRKLADNEGYKTFIIPDDVGGRYSVLTPVGLVPIALAGFNIKKLIDGAKLMQNITKNEKDIYKNPAAIYAVSRNALYNINKTTEILVTYNPKLVYLAEWWKQLYGESEGKENKGIFPASVNFTADLHSMGQYIQEGLRNIFETVITIEKPKYKLTILQDPENLDNLNYLTGKRINEVNKMAELGTVMAHVDGGVPNIKIEIPEINEFYIGQLIYFFEKACAISGYTLDINPFDQPGVEAYKKNMFTLLKKPGY